Proteins co-encoded in one Tachysurus fulvidraco isolate hzauxx_2018 chromosome 17, HZAU_PFXX_2.0, whole genome shotgun sequence genomic window:
- the si:ch211-132p1.2 gene encoding proteinase-activated receptor 4 — protein sequence MALLGSSSCVVLFVLFFMASLALVLSTDSEDPSCSTPPFRPRTFTIEYVGCNATLRGKEKEDIQAATTVLLVPLLYLVSFVFGFPANLLALWVLLFRTKKFPSTILLVNLTCCDLLLLLMLPFRIIYHFQGNNWMFGEGSCRLLIALFYGNMYGSVICLMLIAVDRYVALVHPFGAKTLRSRKTSILMSVIVWVVVVVAAVPLLTSRQSYDIDDLSITTCHDALPADEQTNYFGPYFTTLFFLCFLLPLCVVVFCYSAVLRTLVAAGARYAHATRVTALVLVVFIICLLPSNVLLLMHYYKWLFSTKNVKDYDDGEAEEADRSSDNYNPLYMLYMISLAISTFNSCIDPFIFYYVSEDFRVKARSLLCCSRTVHEASSGSSSGTMRSKVTLLSMSGKTKGVSDNGVAKV from the exons ATGGCTCTCTTGGGTTCTTCCAGCTGTGTTGTTCTTTTTGTTCTGTTCTTCATGGCATCTCTGGCACTGGTCTTATCCACTGACTCTGAGGATCCGTCCTGCTCCACTCCTCCATTCC GTCCTCGCACATTTACTATTGAATACGTTGGTTGCAATGCAACACTTCGTGGAAAGGAGAAGGAGGACATTCAAGCAGCCACAACAGTTCTCCTGGTTCCTCTTCTCTACCTGGTCTCCTTTGTCTTCGGTTTCCCTGCTAACCTTCTGGCTCTTTGGGTTCTTCTCTTCCGCACAAAAAAGTTTCCATCCACCATTCTGTTAGTGAACCTCACCTGCTGTgaccttcttcttctcctcatGCTTCCCTTCCGTATCATCTACCACTTCCAGGGGAACAACTGGATGTTTGGGGAAGGCTCCTGCCGCTTGCTAATCGCTCTGTTCTATGGGAACATGTACGGCTCTGTGATCTGCCTGATGCTCATTGCTGTGGACCGCTACGTGGCTCTGGTGCATCCGTTTGGTGCCAAAACGCTACGGAGTCGCAAGACGTCCATACTGATGAGCGTGATTGTGTGGGTCGTGGTGGTGGTCGCGGCTGTTCCTCTACTAACATCACGCCAGTCTTATGACATAGACGACCTTTCCATTACAACCTGCCATGACGCTCTTCCTGCAGACGAACAGACAAACTACTTTGGGCCATATTTTACCACGCTCTTCTTCCTCTGCTTTCTCCTCCCATTATGTGTGGTGGTTTTCTGCTACAGTGCTGTATTGCGCACCCTAGTGGCCGCTGGCGCTCGCTACGCCCATGCAACCCGTGTCACGGCTCTCGTACTGGTGGTTTTCATCATCTGCCTGCTACCCAGTAACGTTCTCCTCCTCATGCACTATTATAAATGGTTGTTCTCAACTAAGAACGTGAaagattatgatgatggtgAAGCTGAAGAAGCTGACAGAAGCTCTGACAACTACAATCCGCTCTACATGTTGTACATGATCAGCCTTGCCATCAGCACCTTTAACAGCTGCATTGACCCCTTTATCTTCTACTACGTCTCAGAGGACTTCAGAGTAAAAGCCAGATCGTTGCTATGCTGCTCGAGAACCGTTCACGAAGCCTCTTCTGGAAGCTCCTCAGGCACCatgaggtcaaaggtcacactGCTGTCCATGTCAGGAAAAACTAAAGGTGTTTCAGATAACGGTGTGGCAAAAGTGTAA